The following coding sequences lie in one Arachis ipaensis cultivar K30076 chromosome B05, Araip1.1, whole genome shotgun sequence genomic window:
- the LOC107640583 gene encoding uncharacterized protein LOC107640583 has translation MIQEGIPPKLKDPGSFFLPCAIGDTIIDKALCDLGSSINLMSLSMMRKLSIEKVKPTQMSLELVDRSLVIPKGVIENLLVRVGKFIFLADFVILDLEEEGNDSIILERHFLATARAIIDVEQGEMTLRVNDEKITLNVF, from the coding sequence ATGATCCAAGAAGgcatcccaccaaagctcaaagaccctgggagcttcttcTTACCTTGTGCCATTGGTGACACAATCATTGACAAGGcactgtgtgatttaggatcCAGTATTAACCTCATGTCTCTGTCCATGATGAGAAAGTTATCTATAGAAAAAGTGAAGCCTACACAGATGTCATTGGAGCTAGTGGATAGGTCTCTGGTAATTCCCAAGGGGGTGATTGAAAATCTCTTGGTTAGAGTaggaaaattcatatttctagcaGACTTTGTAATCCTGGACTTAGAAGAAGAGGGGAATGATTCTATCATATTGGAAAGAcatttcctggccacagcaagggccatcattgatgtggaacAAGGAGAAATGACCTTGAGGGTAAATGATGAGAAGATCACCTTAAATGTCTTCTAG